From Planctomycetota bacterium, a single genomic window includes:
- a CDS encoding ChbG/HpnK family deacetylase has translation MVVNADDFGLDGNVNRAVLESFERGYCSDTTIMPNMPGFEEACELAHERGLAHRVGVHLVLTDGLPLTEEIRRCRRFCNEDGAFVLRKRPHVWRLSASETTALRGELGAQVAACRRRGIPISHADSHEHVHEEWAIASVVVRLCLEEGIPHVRIARNCGPRRSLGTWAYRKLANLRLRRAGLAWTNYFGSAEDYRHLLARRGVTPRTQSAEVMIHPMYDASGVLVDRLSQRPLADCADLLRLAATGPSARSGG, from the coding sequence ATGGTCGTTAATGCCGACGACTTCGGGCTCGATGGGAACGTGAACCGGGCCGTCCTCGAGAGCTTCGAGCGCGGGTACTGCTCCGACACCACGATCATGCCGAACATGCCCGGGTTCGAGGAGGCGTGCGAGCTGGCTCACGAGCGCGGGCTTGCCCATCGCGTGGGCGTTCATCTCGTCCTCACTGACGGCCTGCCCCTCACCGAGGAGATCCGACGCTGCCGGCGGTTCTGCAACGAAGACGGCGCCTTCGTCCTGCGCAAACGCCCCCACGTGTGGCGGCTGTCCGCGAGCGAAACGACGGCGCTGCGGGGGGAACTCGGGGCGCAGGTTGCCGCGTGCCGCAGGCGTGGCATTCCGATCTCCCACGCAGACTCCCACGAGCATGTGCACGAGGAGTGGGCCATCGCCTCCGTGGTGGTGCGGCTCTGCCTCGAGGAGGGCATTCCGCACGTGCGGATCGCCCGGAACTGCGGGCCGCGCCGATCCCTCGGCACCTGGGCCTATCGCAAGCTGGCGAACCTGCGCCTGAGACGCGCGGGGCTCGCGTGGACGAACTACTTCGGCTCGGCCGAGGACTACCGGCACCTTCTCGCCAGGAGAGGCGTGACGCCGCGGACGCAGTCCGCGGAAGTCATGATCCATCCCATGTACGACGCCTCGGGGGTTCTTGTGGACAGGCTGAGCCAGCGTCCGTTGGCCGACTGTGCGGACCTCCTGCGGCTCGCGGCCACGGGACCTTCGGCTCGGAGCGGTGGATGA
- a CDS encoding glycosyltransferase: MSSFRNKVALVVATKDRPDDLRRMLASLAAQSCPPSQVVIVDASEEPVEWVAAERGALNVAYVRHLPPSATRQRNAGVDAVDRGIGLIGFLDDDAVLEPGAMEAMLRFWEEAPADVGGAAFNWANCPPRAASWLKSSRLASWLGLYSKEKGVVMPSGWQTIVGRVSETMFTEWLPSGASVWRRAVLDEFRFDEWFDGYSYLEDVDFSYSVSRRYRLAVVAQAGFCHYPSPSGRLDAYRFGKLEVRNRLYLVRKHGLSVPRCYLGLLARMLLSIGRVVTCRRPGESFKRVCGNLAGICRGLPRGQRDGR; encoded by the coding sequence ATGAGCAGCTTCCGGAACAAGGTGGCCCTCGTGGTGGCGACGAAGGACCGGCCGGACGACCTCCGCCGCATGCTGGCGAGCCTGGCCGCCCAGTCCTGTCCGCCCTCCCAAGTGGTGATCGTGGATGCGAGCGAGGAGCCGGTCGAGTGGGTCGCGGCGGAGCGTGGCGCGCTGAACGTCGCCTACGTCCGCCACCTGCCTCCTTCGGCGACCCGGCAACGGAACGCGGGCGTGGACGCCGTGGACCGCGGCATCGGGCTGATCGGTTTCCTGGACGACGACGCCGTGCTGGAGCCCGGGGCGATGGAGGCTATGCTGCGCTTCTGGGAGGAAGCCCCGGCAGACGTCGGCGGCGCGGCCTTCAACTGGGCGAACTGCCCGCCGAGAGCCGCATCCTGGCTCAAGTCCTCCCGCCTGGCTTCCTGGCTGGGGCTCTACAGCAAGGAGAAAGGCGTGGTCATGCCCAGCGGGTGGCAGACCATCGTCGGCAGGGTGTCCGAGACGATGTTCACCGAGTGGCTGCCGAGCGGCGCCTCGGTGTGGCGTCGGGCCGTGCTTGACGAGTTCCGCTTCGACGAGTGGTTCGACGGCTACAGCTATCTCGAGGACGTGGACTTCAGTTACTCCGTCAGCAGGCGGTACAGGCTGGCCGTGGTCGCGCAGGCGGGCTTCTGCCACTACCCTTCGCCTTCAGGAAGACTCGATGCCTACCGGTTCGGGAAGCTCGAGGTACGCAACCGCCTCTACCTGGTGAGGAAACACGGGCTCTCCGTGCCACGGTGCTACCTGGGCCTGCTGGCCAGGATGCTGCTCTCCATCGGGCGAGTCGTGACCTGCCGAAGGCCGGGCGAGAGCTTCAAACGGGTCTGCGGCAATCTGGCGGGCATCTGCCGCGGGCTGCCCCGAGGCCAGCGCGATGGTCGTTAA
- a CDS encoding glycosyltransferase family 4 protein: MRIAIAHPSLRLGGSEAAVLWAIEELRHEHDVTLATCGPVDIARLNEAYATRLAPEDFRVRRHPLSFLLGRTARFAAWRGAIHARLCRALAADFDVLISGYNVADFGVPGIHLIADFSWDEALRRACTPPAPGWAGLAYRDNPLRRGYLACARMLRKPSGREPFARDNLFLANSQWTAALMKRRHGVEADVLYPPVAGDFPEVPFPAKEHGFVYIGRISPEKRIEDIIAVLLHVRSRGHDIHLHIAGAIGRDPYGRKVSRLCAEQGRWVTARGPCSGETKRELLSTHRFGINACPREGFGISVAELVKAGSIVFVPSEGGQAEIVAHPLLTFAGLDDAVAKIDTVLRRTELQQELCRHLAERGKAFSIPSFTAGMRDAVARFLQRRRMGGHSAA; this comes from the coding sequence ATGAGGATTGCCATCGCCCATCCCTCTCTTCGGCTCGGCGGTTCCGAGGCGGCCGTGCTGTGGGCAATCGAAGAGCTCCGGCACGAGCATGACGTAACTCTGGCCACCTGTGGGCCAGTGGACATCGCCAGGCTGAATGAGGCCTACGCGACGCGGCTGGCCCCGGAAGACTTCCGCGTGAGGCGGCATCCCCTCTCTTTCCTCCTGGGGCGGACCGCCCGGTTCGCCGCCTGGCGTGGAGCGATCCACGCCCGCCTGTGCCGCGCGCTGGCGGCCGACTTCGACGTGCTCATCAGCGGGTACAACGTCGCGGATTTCGGGGTTCCCGGGATCCACCTGATTGCGGACTTCTCCTGGGACGAGGCGCTCCGACGGGCGTGCACCCCCCCTGCTCCGGGGTGGGCGGGCCTGGCGTACCGCGACAACCCCCTCCGCAGAGGCTACCTCGCCTGCGCCCGCATGCTTCGGAAGCCATCGGGACGAGAACCCTTCGCACGCGACAACCTGTTCCTGGCCAATTCACAGTGGACGGCCGCCCTGATGAAGCGCCGTCACGGCGTGGAGGCCGACGTGCTGTACCCGCCCGTGGCGGGGGATTTCCCCGAGGTCCCATTCCCCGCGAAGGAGCATGGCTTCGTCTACATCGGGCGCATCTCGCCCGAGAAGCGCATCGAGGACATCATCGCTGTGCTCTTGCACGTGCGGAGCCGCGGCCACGACATCCACCTGCACATCGCAGGGGCGATCGGGCGCGACCCGTACGGACGAAAGGTCAGCCGCCTCTGCGCCGAGCAGGGGCGCTGGGTTACAGCCCGAGGGCCGTGCAGCGGGGAGACGAAGAGGGAGCTGCTCAGCACCCATCGCTTTGGCATCAACGCCTGTCCGCGGGAAGGCTTTGGCATATCCGTGGCGGAACTGGTCAAGGCAGGCAGCATCGTGTTCGTGCCCTCTGAAGGTGGACAGGCGGAGATTGTCGCTCATCCCCTGCTCACCTTTGCCGGCCTGGACGATGCCGTGGCCAAGATTGACACCGTGTTGCGCCGGACGGAGCTTCAGCAGGAGCTGTGCCGGCACCTGGCCGAGCGGGGCAAGGCATTCTCGATCCCGAGCTTCACGGCCGGCATGCGGGACGCCGTGGCGAGGTTCCTCCAGAGGAGGCGCATGGGCGGGCATTCGGCCGCATGA
- a CDS encoding methyltransferase domain-containing protein yields the protein MKRLLKRLLGPRVCRGLRSGQRMLLGLWYRCGNRVECPICGHRFSKFLPFGGRENDWCPSCLSLGRHRLLYLFLRDRMAFFRSRLRVLHFAPERCLAREIRRHPAIEYVTADLMVSFIHELCEAPDLVMSITHIGFGDETFDVVIANHVLEQVEDDRRALREVYRVLRPGGYAILQVDVDRRREHTLEDPGFSPEERARHFGFSDEVRLYGLDYRSRLEDAGFAVAVEDYVRHLDAARHALDEDEVIYVCRRHPGAHAQALPPGGGS from the coding sequence ATGAAGAGGCTTCTCAAACGGCTCCTGGGGCCACGCGTGTGCCGAGGGCTCCGCAGCGGCCAGCGGATGCTCCTGGGTCTGTGGTACCGCTGCGGCAACCGGGTGGAGTGCCCGATCTGCGGCCATCGCTTCTCGAAGTTCCTGCCCTTCGGCGGCAGAGAGAACGACTGGTGCCCCTCCTGCCTGTCTCTCGGGCGGCACCGCCTGCTCTACCTGTTCCTGAGGGACCGGATGGCGTTCTTCCGGAGCCGATTGCGTGTGCTCCACTTCGCGCCCGAGCGGTGTCTCGCGCGCGAGATTCGCCGGCATCCGGCCATCGAGTACGTGACGGCCGACCTGATGGTCTCGTTCATCCACGAGCTGTGCGAGGCGCCCGATCTCGTCATGTCCATCACACACATCGGCTTCGGCGACGAGACGTTCGACGTCGTCATCGCCAACCACGTGCTGGAGCAGGTGGAGGATGACCGCCGCGCGCTTCGCGAGGTGTACCGCGTGCTCCGTCCCGGAGGCTATGCCATCCTTCAGGTGGATGTAGACCGGCGGCGCGAGCACACTCTGGAGGACCCCGGTTTCTCCCCTGAGGAACGGGCCAGGCACTTCGGCTTCTCCGACGAGGTCAGGCTCTATGGCCTCGACTACAGGAGCCGGCTGGAGGACGCGGGCTTCGCCGTCGCAGTCGAAGATTACGTTCGCCACCTGGATGCTGCCCGCCATGCTCTGGACGAGGACGAGGTGATCTACGTCTGCCGGAGGCATCCGGGCGCTCATGCCCAGGCACTGCCTCCGGGCGGCGGATCATGA
- a CDS encoding PIG-L family deacetylase produces MRPLPLTAKAAVQAGGVKSLLKRALGDTVVAQLRAWQGAPRRRVLQWVLARRARPEALPGGPALVIAPHPDDEVFATAGLLALKAQADARVGVAFLTSGEASHQRCCGAPVEEIARARRLLACEAGARLGLGPQAMHWLGLPDGRLPRNGQEGFATAVSAVAEVLRQAAPQEVYAPHPLDCWADHAAASEIVAQAVRRSGFPCAVHWYLVWGWYKLPLRRLAEPGLANAWKLDIAPVLSAKRQAIRCYRQAVAPRCGKPYIGVLPPGFAAPFEAPSEVFFTPSGATPASAGEG; encoded by the coding sequence ATGCGTCCGTTGCCTCTCACCGCGAAGGCGGCTGTGCAGGCGGGTGGGGTGAAGTCCCTCCTCAAACGCGCGCTGGGCGACACAGTTGTGGCGCAGCTTCGCGCCTGGCAGGGGGCGCCGAGGCGCCGCGTTCTGCAATGGGTTCTGGCCCGCCGCGCCAGGCCGGAGGCCCTCCCCGGGGGTCCTGCCCTGGTGATTGCCCCTCACCCCGATGACGAGGTATTCGCCACGGCAGGACTTCTCGCCCTCAAGGCTCAGGCCGACGCCCGCGTGGGCGTGGCCTTCCTGACCAGCGGCGAGGCATCGCACCAGCGCTGCTGCGGTGCGCCTGTCGAGGAGATCGCCCGGGCGCGCCGTCTTCTGGCCTGCGAGGCGGGCGCGCGCCTGGGGCTCGGCCCCCAGGCCATGCACTGGCTTGGACTGCCCGACGGCCGCTTGCCCCGCAACGGGCAGGAGGGGTTTGCCACGGCGGTGTCCGCGGTGGCCGAGGTCCTGCGCCAGGCGGCCCCCCAGGAGGTCTACGCGCCCCATCCTCTGGACTGCTGGGCCGACCATGCGGCCGCCAGCGAGATTGTGGCGCAAGCCGTTCGCCGAAGCGGCTTTCCGTGCGCGGTGCACTGGTACCTGGTCTGGGGATGGTACAAACTGCCCCTTCGCCGGCTCGCCGAGCCGGGCCTGGCGAATGCCTGGAAGCTGGACATCGCGCCGGTGCTGTCTGCCAAGCGTCAGGCGATCCGCTGTTACCGCCAGGCCGTCGCCCCGCGGTGCGGCAAGCCGTACATCGGAGTCCTGCCTCCTGGCTTCGCGGCCCCTTTCGAGGCGCCGAGCGAGGTCTTCTTCACGCCCTCTGGGGCCACGCCCGCCAGCGCGGGGGAAGGCTGA
- a CDS encoding WecB/TagA/CpsF family glycosyltransferase, which translates to MHLTSPRQVIQEMAGWVEAREHQCRRIVVTGFHGIWEAHKSPDLKAVLNSADLWVPDGIAPVWVARLKGFRGIQRIPGADLMRAFLERANERGYSSFFYGDRPETLSLLRQRLEREYPNHGVAGTFSPPFGAVSPEEDEAHVRMINEARPDVLWVGLGLPKQERWIAEHQKRLRVPVAVGVGAAFGFLSGRVKRAPAWVGRCGFEWLWRLVHEPRKVWRRDFLDGPRFLGHVLLELSGLRKYE; encoded by the coding sequence GTGCACCTGACGAGCCCTCGCCAGGTGATCCAGGAGATGGCCGGCTGGGTCGAGGCGCGCGAACACCAGTGCCGGCGGATCGTGGTCACAGGGTTCCACGGCATCTGGGAAGCGCACAAGAGCCCGGACCTCAAGGCCGTGCTGAACTCGGCGGATCTCTGGGTCCCCGATGGGATTGCGCCCGTCTGGGTCGCTCGCCTGAAGGGATTCCGCGGCATCCAGCGCATTCCCGGGGCCGACCTGATGCGGGCGTTCCTCGAGCGCGCAAACGAACGCGGCTACAGCAGCTTCTTCTATGGGGACCGACCGGAGACCCTCTCCCTTCTGCGCCAGCGTCTGGAGCGCGAGTACCCGAACCACGGGGTGGCCGGCACGTTCTCCCCGCCCTTCGGGGCCGTTTCGCCCGAGGAAGATGAAGCCCATGTCAGGATGATCAACGAGGCCCGGCCCGATGTTCTCTGGGTCGGGCTCGGTCTGCCGAAGCAGGAGAGGTGGATTGCCGAGCACCAGAAACGCTTGAGGGTCCCCGTCGCGGTCGGGGTCGGAGCGGCCTTCGGGTTCCTGAGCGGCAGAGTCAAGCGGGCGCCGGCCTGGGTGGGCCGCTGCGGGTTCGAGTGGCTATGGCGCCTCGTCCACGAACCCAGAAAGGTCTGGCGTCGGGACTTTCTGGACGGCCCGCGATTCCTCGGCCATGTGCTTCTGGAACTGAGCGGACTCAGGAAGTACGAGTGA